A genomic segment from Amphiura filiformis chromosome 10, Afil_fr2py, whole genome shotgun sequence encodes:
- the LOC140162046 gene encoding uncharacterized protein, which yields MLGLVRRNLRGSARKLREQAYISLVRPHLEYCSVVWNPYTKNSISKVENIQRQAARFVTNNYRRRESVTAMLRDLQWTSLESRRQAASLILMYRIHHHQIAINPDNYLTPMVQSSTRSYHPLKYQAIQSRIQLYRYSFFPRTVNWWNNLPGDVLALPTAEAFKGAVAAHI from the coding sequence ATGTTAGGGCTCGTCAGACGCAACTTGAGAGGAAGCGCCCGCAAGCTACGTGAACAGGCTTACATCTCTCTAGTCCGTCCACACTTGGAGTACTGCTCTGTTGTCTGGAATCCGTACACCAAGAATAGTATATCCAAAGTTGAAAACATCCAGCGTCAAGCTGCCCGCTTTGTCACCAATAATTACCGTCGGAGGGAGAGTGTCACAGCTATGCTACGTGATCTCCAGTGGACCTCCCTTGAGAGCCGACGACAAGCCGCCAGCCTCATCTTGATGTACCGTATCCATCACCATCAGATTGCCATAAATCCAGACAATTACCTCACTCCTATGGTCCAGAGCAGCACCAGATCATATCACCCTCTCAAGTACCAAGCCATTCAATCTCGCATCCAACTGTATAGATACTCATTTTTCCCACGCACCGTCAACTGGTGGAACAACCTCCCTGGAGATGTCCTCGCCCTGCCAACAGCTGAGGCCTTCAAGGGAGCAGTTGCAGCACACATTTAA